tccctccatctccaccaccaccgTCTCCCAAACCCTCCGCCGCATCAAAACCCCAACCCAAGCCCTCAAATTCTTCAACTGGGCCGAATCAATGGGCTTCTCCCACAACGCCCAATCCTTCTTCATGTTGCTTGAGATTTTCGGCCGGAACCGGAATCTCAATGCCGCTAGAAATCTCTTGTTTTCAATTGAGAAGAGGTCCAATGGGAAGGTTAAGCTCGAGGACCGGTTTTTTAATAGCTTGATTAGGAGCTATGGGGAAGCAGGGTTGTTTCAGGAGTCTGTAAAGCTTTTTGGGACGATGAAGTCGATGGGGATATCGGCTTCTGTTGTTAGTTTCAATAGTTTGCTTTCGATTTTGCTTAAGAGGGGAAGGACTAGTATGGCTAAGAATGTTTATGATGAAATGCTTGGGATGTATGGAGTTACGCCCGATACGCATACGTTTAATATTTTGATTAGGGGGTTCTGTATGAACTCCATGGTTGATGAGGGTTTTCATTATTTTAAGGAAATGTCAAGGTTGAAATGTGAGCCGGATGTGGTTACTTATAATACGATTGTTGATGGGTTGTGTAGAGCAGGGAAGGTTGAGATTGCGCGAAATGTGGTGAAGGGGATGAGGAAGAGAAGTGGGGAGTTGAATCCGAATGTTGTTACTTATACGACATTGATTAGAGGGTATTGTGTGAAAGAAGATGTTGATGAGGCTTTGTGTGTTTTGGAGGAGATGGCTAGTCAAGGGTTGAAACCAAATGATATTACCTATAATACTCTGCTTAAAGGGCTTTGTGAAGCAAAGAAGCTAGATAAGATCAAAGAAGTCTTGGAGGGAACAATGAGAGGTGAAGGATTTACTCCTAATACGTGTACATTCAACACACTGATGCATTCGCATTGCAATGCAGGAAACTTAGAGGAAGcattgaaggttttcacaatgaTGTCAGAGTTACAGGTCCCTTCAGACTCAGCTACATATAGTGTTTTGATACGCAGTTTGTGTCAGCGAAGAGATTATGGTAAAGCTGAGGAGTTGTTTGATGAGCTATCCAAGAAACAAATCTTGTTAAGTGATCGTGGCTGTACACCTGTTGTTGCCTCATACAAACCTATCTTTGAGTACTTATGTAGTAATGGGAGAACTAAGAAAGCAGATGAAGTGTTTAGGCAGCTACTGAAAAGAGGAACACAAGATCCTCCATCCTACAAGACTTTGATCATGGGCCACTGTAGGGAAGGCACATTCGAAGCTGGGTACAAACTTCTAGTCTTGATGCTTAGAAGGGATTTTGTTCCTGATGTTGAGATTTATGATTCCTTGATTGATGGTCTGTTGGAAAAGGGTAAGCCCCTTCTTGCACAACAGACTCTAGAGAAGATGCTGAAGAGCTCTCATCTCCCAAAAACATCTACTTTCCATTCTATACTGGCAGCTCTTTTAGAAATGCATTGTGCCCGTGAATCTGCCAGCTTTGTTATTTTAATGTTGGAGAAAAACATTAGACAAAATATTAACCTCTCCACAGATCTTGTAAGGCTTCTTTTCAGTGAGGGATTGCGAGATAAAGCATTTGAGATTGTAGGGATGCTGCATGATAATGGATACTTGATTAAAATAGAAGAAGTGGTCAGTTTCCTTTACCAGAGCAGAAAGTTAATAGAGGCATGTGAAATATTGCGATTTAGTCTGCGCAAGCAAGCAAATGTCAGTATTGATATATTTGACCAAGTTCTATTAGGGCTATGTGATATCAATAAGCTTCGAGAAGCATTTGGCTTGTACTATGAACTGATTGAGAATGGTGACCACCGGCAGTTGCCGTGCTTACATCATTTAAAGTCTTCCCTAGAGGTTGCAGGTAGATCAGTTGAAGCTGACTTTGTCTCTAAAAGAATGCCAAAACATCAGCTGGTGGACAAATTTGGGAAGTCGAGACCTCAACTGTAAGTCTGTAAGTCCTTTTTGTACTTATCACCCCTTTGTGCAGGACCAACATGCATTCTTCCAAGTCTTTTACTTCCTATGAGCTTTTTGTGCATAAAAAAATAGTCCATGCATCTTCGTAAGAGGAATACAGAATTCTTTTGAATAACTTGAATTCGGTTCCTGTATCTAACTGGAAATATCTTAACTCTTTGGACCCCAGATTAAACCAATATAGGTCTGAGAACTATGCATGGAATGTATTGTTCTGAACTCGGTCCTCTATTGAGACTCTTCAGGCAGAACTGTTAAACAAGTTTCAAGGATCCCGATtgattttgtagacctctatgGTGTTCTTAACATCAGCCTTGTAGGAGTAACTGCAAATGCTATTGTCTTATCAAAGTATCAAAATACACGTGGTGTTTTTGATGGAATGTTATTTCAAAGTTTCAAAATATATGCAGTATATAGGTCTCAGAACTATGCATGGAATGTCATGTTCTGAACTCAACACTCGATCGTGGCTCTTCAGGCAGATCTACGTTTTGGTGTTTGTGCATGTAATTTTGTAATACTGTAAAACAATTTCCAAGGATCTCAAGTGATTTGGTAAAGTGAAGTATCTCTCTGTGGTGTTCTTAACATCATGAACTAATGTCTTGTATGAATAATTACATACTTCACTTTTGAAGTCTTTTAAATGcatcctatttttttttttgggtatgcAGATGACCATGCTGTCCAGAGTGCTGATGTAATTCTTCTCAACATTGGGAATGCCGGAATGGGCTATCAGGGTTGTTATAGTTGTTCAGAGTTGGCTGAACAGTTCTTCACATCAAGATATGTTCTTCGCTTGGTACAGCATATCAAGACCTTCTCAGTTGCCCAAAGATTCTGGTAATGATTCTTGGAACTACTGCCACTTCCAGTTTTATGGAACTTAGGAATTCCGGTATTTGATTGCTTGATGAAACTTTTTTAATGAAACAGATAGTCATTTAGTTAGATTTTCATTCTCTCTTAACTAACATGGATCATAACTCTCACTTACTTTTAGggcttcttccttttcttttttctttctggtcTCAATCTAGAGAGTTTTCCATTTTTGAGAATTTTACTTCATGAGAGTGTAATTCTCGATGTGTTAATCATTATGTTGTTTGTGAATTGCCCTTCGCTCCGGTGCTTGCCAGATAATGGGCTACCCACTTCTCTTCGATGCTTGCAGATTTTGTGTTGCCCTGCTCTGCAGTGCTTGCCAGATAGTGGACTACCCTCTTCTCTTTCTCATCTAAATATCGATGGATGTCTTTTGCTTAAGAAACGGTGCCAAAGAGAGACGGGTGAAGATTGGCCCAAGATTGCTCACATCAAGTGCATATGTATCAATTTCAAAAGGATATGACAACAACAGAGGGCTTGCATTCCGATAAATTTGGCCATGTCTCAGAGGGCTTGCGTATTCTGCGTGTAAGATCCTATTGTTTGAACTCATTGTTGATTCCACAGTTCTAGGGTCTTGTTTGAACTCCTGATCGATGGGTTTGAGATAATCGGTTTGCCAACGACATGCCATATGAAGGAGAAACAGACCATCTACATTTCCTACGGTATGTCACACATCCCAATTCTGGTCTTTGCCCTTCCCAATTCAGTCTATTGATGTTGTTGTCGATTGATACTTTGAAAAGCTTGGTAATGTGTCTTCTTTCTGCCCTGTTTCTTGATATGCAGCAGATTCATAAAAAGTGAGCAAAATTTTTTGATATGTCAAGACAGAGATAGGCCAAGGTTAAGATTGCTCTCAGGACCAATATTGCCATGTCTTGATGTCTGAGTTGTAAGCATAATTATTAAATTCCCTCTCAGTTGAttaggtttactcacctcttcACTCTAGTAGGCAATTTCTGAATTATTGCTTCTATTTTTTCACTGCTTCTCTTCTCTGACTTCGTAGAGCCGGTGCTGTTGTTGCTATCTGAACTTGCAGACTGTTCTTTATCTCCTCCACTCAATCACACAAACACAAGAATATATGTAGATCTTCCAAGCAGAATGCAAATCACAGAGAGATGAGAGCCAATTTTGGATCAGGTACGATACAATTGCATTCGAGACATTTCTAGTACACAATTTCTGGTTTGCTGTTTCTGATCTCTCTTCAGTTTGTTCTAGTTGAACTGACTTGGCTTCCATCAATGACTTTCTAGAAAGCTTTTGAAAGTTGCTGTTTCAATTCATCCTCAGAACTTGATTAATACCTGCCACACTAATCATAATAAGTCGATGTATATTAAGTACCGCAAAAACTTATAACTCAAGCTAACTAATCTAGCATAACTTCAACAGCTACTACAAAAAATCTATGCATCATAATCTTTTTCATCATAATAAAGAACTGGGGCATGTATTGATTTACTAAAAACTGTTTGAGCTCAAGTCCACACTAGTGTGTCTTCAATTTTTCCATTGAAAGATTATAAGCTGTAGACACAATGTGGAACTATATAGTAAATTCAGAAATTGATTATACAGATAAATTATACTCAGATCATTAATATCTGTATTAATTTTCAGTCTACTTCAACTTTTTGATTGTCTTGCTTCAGGGTCAAGCTAGTAGTGatgtttatgtgtttttgttgCCAGTGCGATATCAGCTCCCTTGATTTTACAAGTTTACAATTATATGCAGTACTGTCGCTAAAGGCATGTTTACTTTTGTATATGGAATTGAAGAATTAATGATCTCATTAAAGGTCATGGCTAAGGCCCTGCATTTTGAAAAAATGGCTAATGCATGTATCCTGTTATTTTCTGTTCTTTACATGCAGCATCTCAGAATACTTGTAGCTGTTGGACTCTCATAAATTTGAAGTCACTTTGCATATCTTCTGGAATTGAAGAATGACCTTAAAGGTTGTGGCACTTCAATATTATCTCAGGAGCAATAAATTTTGTTAGCCGAATCTTGGTTGTGTGTATGGGCAAAAGATATGAGTACCACCAGTTTTGCATCCTCACTGAACCGAACTTGGTCTCCATCCTTCATCTGTAAGATATCCTTCACCTGTAAGATCCTTTCCACTTTCTAAGTTAATCGAGTGTTACACATCTTACTAGGGAAAAATGAAATTTCAATGCCAATTGTTTTGAGCTTTCTCCATTCTTTATATGCAGCATGTCACAGCAAGGAAATTCTTTGGCAGACTATCAACTCACTGACCCTTTAAGACATTCTGGAGGGCCATGAGAGGTGTCTTTATTATTGTTACTTCATTCATTTACTCACAGGCCCTCACATAGCTGGGGAAACTTTTGCAGTGGTGTCAAGATTACTATTGACGGCTTCAAATTTTAAGGAGCAGACATAGAAATAGTACAAAGAAGCATTTTGCAGTTTGCAGTATGTATTAGCTCTATCTACACCAGAAACTATGTAAATTCAGCAGCAACTAGTTCTGTCTATACTAGTAGACAGTAccaaatttttttgtttctgtatAAATGAATTGAGCAGTTCTTCATATATTTGATTTTGCTGCCCCTTACATAAACACTTTTGTACTTATACAGATAGAACATTCCCATTCTTTTCTTaagctctttttttttagaataaccTTGGGCTGTTTCTTtgtaaaaatgaaaagaaaaatacaattgGACATAAACTTGTGGGAAAGTTTAAGGGGTGTACCTTTGGTTTTATTTAAAGATGATTATGAAGAAGATAAAGTGATGGCCAGTTTTAACCTTTGGTCTATTTATTTTGATTGCCAGAAAGTAAAAACCACTCCGTTTCAGCATTCCTTACCTGTCAACGCTGTTCAAAACTGGTTTTTAATTCGGAGTCTGTATGTTTTGGTAAGGTTGCAAATGAGACAAAGAAGACTGTGCTGTTTGGTGAGGTTGCAGAGATGTGCAACTGAGCTTGAATTTATAAAGCAGGAGAAAACCAAATCATCCGTTTGAGATTACAGAGTGCTAGTTGGAGGTTGAAGAGGAGTGAAAGTTGCGGGGTAAGCTCCTGATTACAATTTAATTTCGTTTgaagttttctttttttcaaaattcCATGAAAATTCCCAAGTTGCTAAGAGCATCAAGTTTGATTTTTGATTATTGCAAATGCTAATAAGACGACTCAATTAATTAAGTTTTCAATTGCTGATTCGATGGACTAGAGAGTAAGGAGTGGGTTGAGTTTTCTATAATTTCTTGTCTTTGATGATTGCAATCAGAAAGATGATACCTTTCACATAAGAAATGAATGCACAGGCATGTGGTATACGTTTCTTTTTTGTCTTTGATAATTGCAAATAGAAATAAATCGAAATTTGGAAAAGCCTGAAGAGAATTGGCTAAAAACAGAGTAAATGACACTTCTAGAAAAGAATCATTTAGGTTTCAGAAACTTATTGATCACCCCTTACACTGGGGTCATTGATATATCATGCAACAAATTTGAAGGGAGGATTCCTGAATTGATTGGGAACTTGAAAGGACTTAACTTTCTTAATGTTTCCAACGACATTCTCACTGGTACCATCCCATCATTGATGCAGGACCAATATGTAAACTGTAAAACTAAGGTTGCTGTAGAGATAATCTGCAGTAGGCTAAGAAACAGAAAGATAACTACTGGAATCACACCAGTAGGTTCTAGGAGTCACACCTAGGAAGGGGGTTGAGTTACACAGCCAAGGATAGCAAACACTCTCAGTTTTATTAATCTTaatctgaaaaataaaagactacaaacgcctctatatatagggaggctAAGATAATTCTAGAATAACTAGGAATATCCTTGaagaatcctaaagaaataatcctaataattatAAGAATCCTAATAATAAAAGTCTAGATTTATTTGAACTACTTTCCAAATCTTGACTTAAAGTATTCTGCTTGTATTCTTCATCAATCATCCTTGGGAAAGTTGACATTACTTGAAGCATTACACCTTTCAAATAACAGGCTTCCAGAGAAATTCCTCAGCAACTAAAGCAGCTTACATCCCTCGCATATGTCAACGTCTCTCACAACAATCTCACAGGTTCCATACCACAAGGGTGCCAATTTAATACGTTCAAGAGGACTTCATTTGAGGGAACCCGGAATTGTGTGGAGAACCATTGCCAAAGAAATGTGGAAATGCTAAGACTCCAACTCCACGCCATCCTCAAGCATAGATGGAGTTGAATTTGATTGGAAATTTGCATTAGCGGGATTTGGAAGCGGGTTGTTTGTGGTAGTGGTACTTGCAAACATCACCATCACTCAGaagcgtgagttgtttcttgagaTAGTTGGAATGTTGATCAGGCTAATCAAAAGGGAGAGGCTGGGATGCAGAAATTGATGAGCTACTATGAGGTTCTGGATTTGAGGTTCTTTcagttttttgtgtttgttttgtttcgtTATTGCTTTCTTTCTCCTTCAGCCTTTTTATCTATATGGTTTGTTGATGGTGTATCAGCAACAACCAGAGTGATTACAATAAAAGTTTCAGAGCATCGTATATATATGGTTTTGTTAATGCAAATGACAGTCTGAATGTTTCATGAATTCCATAGCATGTACTTATAGAGTAGGTTGTATGTGCATTGATTTAAAGCATGGGATAAATACCAATTTGTTAAGGTTTTATGATAACGATGATTATGATAAGCTGATGCATATAACAATTATAGCATATGTAAATGAAATGTTGAAGAAAAGTCTGCAAGTAGGTATATATGAATAATTTAATTACAGAGCAGAGTTTTAGTGAaacgaaaatgaaaatgaaattttcTAATGCCTCGAACTAAATCTACGAAAATTTTCAGTATATTAATGCAGCGTTATGGCAATGGCAACTAGATTGTTATAGTGGTAGACCAACCTCTTATAGTGATAGATCAACCCTCTCCGCTATATCTCTACAATGATTAGAATAACTTATTCTATAGTCTACCCAAGTAAGTAATCCAGTTCCCTTTTTCCCAAAATGTCTCCTCTGTTTCCAAGTCCATTGCAACCATTTTGTTTAGGAGTCTTAAGTTTCGGGTTACATGAGCCATTCAAGGAGAATCAAGTGATTCGATTTGGATGTTTGACggaaaaaatccaaaatcagtGACATATAGAATGCGAATGAAGTCATTTTCTGCCTCAATGAAGATGAACTGGAAAGTTTCAATTCAGAAAATAAAACGGTATGTAGCTGATACAATTTCATTCTGTAACTTTTTTGATACGTTTGTTCTAAGGTCGTGCATTTGCTATCGCATGTACTTTTCtgtctgtttctttcttttcttcttcttctttttgtttccttctGTTTTTTTCTTACCTTGATCTATGTTTTATCTGTGTACTTTATGGATTAGTAATGGAGTGTCTAAGCATTAAGAGACCATAGTGATTGCATTAGTTATGAAAATTAAGGCTTCATGTAGTTCAAATCCCAAGCATTAAGGGACCATAGTGATTGCATTAGTTATTGCAGGTGTAATAAGGGATAATCCTTCCTTGTTGTGCTTTAGTTCCATACTTTTAAGGTCCTTTTGTATAAAATCTGATATCCAAGAACTAATTAATGACCTTAGAGGTTGTGGCTCTTCTCTACTCTTTCATGGACACTTAACTCAATTAGCAAACATCTACTCTCTGTAAGTAGATTACCCCAAGGACCAGAAACTGTTACACCTTCATTGATAAGAATATGATCCTTTCTCTTCCATATTAGTAAATTGATGAGTTTTGGTAACAACATGTAGCTAGAGTACTGGTGAGGCACTCCTTAGCCTTAGGCCAGGGATTCATGCTTTGGGACAGCTGGCTAGCTATTGTATCCTCTCTTTGTTATCTATACTTCACATGCAGCATCCCATTAAGCAAAATTTTCATCTCAGTTACTGGCCATGAGTAGTTTACTCGTTGGTGGAATATTTCTATGCCTTGAAGGAGAAACATCTGTTGAAGGCTTCGATTTTGGAGGGCTAgactgaatttagtccttttGTCAATTGACTTTAATTAACTTGAATGAATGTGCAGAGGTAGATTCCTTTCTGGAGGAGCAAATGTTGCCCAGCTCTCTCACTACTCTCCGTATCTACTGAATGAATCTCAAGACCATGGACGGCACCCGAATTGCCATGCGCTGCAGTGCTTGCCAGATAGTGGACTGCCGGCATCTCTTTCTTGTCTAAATATCCATGGATGTCCTTTGCTTAAGAAAAGGTACCAAAGAGAGACGGGTGAAGATTGGCCCAAGATTGCTCATATCCCCCTCAAACAGATCAATTGGCAGAAGATATGACATGCCATGTCTCGAGGGGTCGCATATTCTGCGTGTAAGATCCTATTGCTTGAACTCATCGTTGATTCCACAGTTCTAGGAATGACCACATCCCAATCTCTGGTCTCAAAAATGTTTGATGAACTCAATCCACTAACTAGCAGAACTCAGTGTCAACTTTAACAGTTAAAACAGCTACCTATGCATTATAATCTGTTTCAATATTGTAACAGAGAATTTGGGCCTGTTTTGATTTTCCTAAAAAATGTTTGAGCTTAAGTCCACAGTAGGGAGTCTTCAATTTTTCCATTGAAAGATTATAAGCTGTAGACACAATGTGGAACTACATATAGTAAATTGAGAAATTGAGTATACAGATACAGTTTACACAATCGTTAATATCTTTATTAATCTCGAGTCTACTTCAACTTTCGGATTCTCTTGCTTCCGGGTCAAGGTACTACTGATGTTTGTATGCTTCTGTTGCCAGTGTGTCCCTAGatgttacaagtttacaactatTTGCAGTGCTGCCACTAAAGGTTTTAACTTTTGTATATGTTTTGGAATTGAAGGATTAATGATCTTTTTAAAGGTTGGGGCTTTGGGCGTGCATTTTGGAAAGATGGCTAATGTAtcctgttttttttattttttttttctgtgttttacATGCAGCATCTCATA
This portion of the Rosa chinensis cultivar Old Blush chromosome 1, RchiOBHm-V2, whole genome shotgun sequence genome encodes:
- the LOC112197893 gene encoding pentatricopeptide repeat-containing protein At1g02060, chloroplastic isoform X2, with amino-acid sequence MAAIPISRRPALTVLREQFLRPNRNSKPPPPPPLRSSDAEKPKSQGSKTAKAMASLINSNPWSSRLQSSLSSLSPSISTTTVSQTLRRIKTPTQALKFFNWAESMGFSHNAQSFFMLLEIFGRNRNLNAARNLLFSIEKRSNGKVKLEDRFFNSLIRSYGEAGLFQESVKLFGTMKSMGISASVVSFNSLLSILLKRGRTSMAKNVYDEMLGMYGVTPDTHTFNILIRGFCMNSMVDEGFHYFKEMSRLKCEPDVVTYNTIVDGLCRAGKVEIARNVVKGMRKRSGELNPNVVTYTTLIRGYCVKEDVDEALCVLEEMASQGLKPNDITYNTLLKGLCEAKKLDKIKEVLEGTMRGEGFTPNTCTFNTLMHSHCNAGNLEEALKVFTMMSELQVPSDSATYSVLIRSLCQRRDYGKAEELFDELSKKQILLSDRGCTPVVASYKPIFEYLCSNGRTKKADEVFRQLLKRGTQDPPSYKTLIMGHCREGTFEAGYKLLVLMLRRDFVPDVEIYDSLIDGLLEKGKPLLAQQTLEKMLKSSHLPKTSTFHSILAALLEMHCARESASFVILMLEKNIRQNINLSTDLVRLLFSEGLRDKAFEIVGMLHDNGYLIKIEEVVSFLYQSRKLIEACEILRFSLRKQANVSIDIFDQVLLGLCDINKLREAFGLYYELIENGDHRQLPCLHHLKSSLEVAGRSVEADFVSKRMPKHQLVDKFGKSRPQL
- the LOC112197893 gene encoding pentatricopeptide repeat-containing protein At1g02060, chloroplastic isoform X1 translates to MAAIPISRRPALTVLREQFLRPNRNSKPPPPPPLRSSDAEKPKSQGSKTAKAMASLINSNPWSSRLQSSLSSLSPSISTTTVSQTLRRIKTPTQALKFFNWAESMGFSHNAQSFFMLLEIFGRNRNLNAARNLLFSIEKRSNGKVKLEDRFFNSLIRSYGEAGLFQESVKLFGTMKSMGISASVVSFNSLLSILLKRGRTSMAKNVYDEMLGMYGVTPDTHTFNILIRGFCMNSMVDEGFHYFKEMSRLKCEPDVVTYNTIVDGLCRAGKVEIARNVVKGMRKRSGELNPNVVTYTTLIRGYCVKEDVDEALCVLEEMASQGLKPNDITYNTLLKGLCEAKKLDKIKEVLEGTMRGEGFTPNTCTFNTLMHSHCNAGNLEEALKVFTMMSELQVPSDSATYSVLIRSLCQRRDYGKAEELFDELSKKQILLSDRGCTPVVASYKPIFEYLCSNGRTKKADEVFRQLLKRGTQDPPSYKTLIMGHCREGTFEAGYKLLVLMLRRDFVPDVEIYDSLIDGLLEKGKPLLAQQTLEKMLKSSHLPKTSTFHSILAALLEMHCARESASFVILMLEKNIRQNINLSTDLVRLLFSEGLRDKAFEIVGMLHDNGYLIKIEEVVSFLYQSRKLIEACEILRFSLRKQANVSIDIFDQVLLGLCDINKLREAFGLYYELIENGDHRQLPCLHHLKSSLEVAGRSVEADFVSKRMPKHQLVDKFGKSRPQL